ACCAAGCGGTCTCTGTTCTAAGACAGAGACTGGACGTGTTTGTTCAAGTTTTATCAAATCATGTAGATGCATCGTATCTACATTATTGCTTTATCTTAACAgtttgtaaatgaaattttatcATCGTTATTAAAGAAACACTCTGTCATTTGTTGCACACTCTACTGGGAGTAAAGAGAATTACAATCACAATTAAAACTTTGACAAGCCTCCCTCTATTCCCTTAACCAGACTCATATTCTCAGTTAAGATAAGAAagtctttaaaagaaaatttgCAAAGCTGAACAGCTTTGTTAAAGCTGTCTAGGGGCGGAGCTTATTTCAGGCCCTAAAAAGTGTATGAATAAATCAGCTTAAACAATTGCACTGTTATTGTGActcctgtttcttttttaaaaggtttagattattatataaattatataaaatcatatCCAAAGCAAATATTACAAACTTCCCCATTCAACCTTGGCTTATGTATAGTTAGTCACATGGCCTTCTGGAAGAATAAAAAGGATTTGCTAGATGAGGGCGGGACTTAAAAACATTGTCATTTTGGGTGAACGTATGTTTTAATtgataaataaactgaaaactACTAAAGAACGAATAAACAGAAACGTTGCTCATCACAATGACCAAAAATTTCTCGTTTATCTACCATCATATCTGAATAATGTGATTCCTTTGCAGTCGATTTTTTTATCCCTGATTTTTCAGATTTCAAGTTGGTGTTCCAGACCAGAGGAATCCGGACACCCAAATGCTAAAGAAGTAACTTTCCCCATGTAAATATTAACGTAGCTTGGAGTGAAGTTGCCAGGTCTGAAATTATTCCCAAACAAACATCATTGGTGTTAAATCTACGAGGACAGCACTGGCTGTGACACACAGATGGGAGAGATGGATATGTGGGACGTGTGAGAGGCCGTATGTGCTGTACAGATATGTCCGTGTGTAGAGGGGAGCCTTCACGGACTTACCATCAGAACTGGCAGCTGGTGCAATTGGCAGTGTTTAGAGATTTGCTcctattgtgtgtgtaaatgtgatgtAAGTGATGTGtgataaacaaaaagagaagaagagagagaggaagaggtgaGAAGTGTATCTTTTCTGCTTCAGCATGGCATTAAAGAGACAGACGTAGATAAAAGTGTGCTTGGAGTTTCAATGTTATACAAGAGAAAAGGGGGGGAGGGCACTGGAACAAAAGAGAGAAGTTCACATGAGCGAGCACTTCTCTGCTGTGTTTTTCAGCTCTTCCAGTGTGGTCTGTGCTTTGTCCTTCAGATGGTCGATGTCCACGTTCTGGATGCTGGACAGCTGCCCGAGCACTGAGAGCTTGCTCTCTTCTTCCTGGTTGTCCTCCGCAATCATCTTCGCTAGCTCTGTCGGCAGCTCCACATCCTCCGCTGCAGCCTGGATCTGAGTCTCATCCAACTcgttctgacacacacacacacacacacacacacacacacacacacacacacacacacacacacacacaaacacacacacaaacacacacagacacaaacatgcacacacacacacacacacacacacacacacacacacacacacacacacacacacacacacacacacacacacacacacacacacacacacacacacacacacacacacacacacacacacacacacagacatgcacacacacaaacatgcacacacacacacaaacatgcacacacacacaaacatgcacatgcacacacacacacacacacacacacacacagacatgcacacacacaaacatgcacacacacacacaaacatgcacacacacacaaacatgcacaagcacacacacacacacacacacacacacacacacacacacacacacacacacacacacacacacacacaaccatgcacacacacaaaaatgcacacacacaaacatgaacacacacacacacatattccatAACAATCATGCTAATGAAACACTAATCAGGTCCTAACATTAAAAGTGCTTTAACCACGTAGCTGttaaattcttgaatctgattggtcagatcgtttagatttgtttttcagtaaataattgaataattagATATAAGCATCTTAGCATATAAGATGATcagctgacattttttttaaatcagttatAAAAATCAGACCctgtttttataattaaatatgctGCTGTATAAATTTGGcatgtttatgtaacatttataaatgtattctCTGCCCTGACATTTACACAgatcacatacagacacacaggcttCTGAAATCAACTGCAGTTTAGATTTTAGTCTCAAAACACAAAAGCCATGTAGATTTACTACGAGGTGTGTAGCACCGATAAACAAACTGTGCTGATTTCTGATCTGATCtgtacaccagtgtgtgtgtgtgcatgtgtgtttgtgtgtacgtgtttgtgtgtgcatgtgtgcatgtgtgtgtttgtgtgtgcatgcgtgtgttggtgtgtgtgtttgtgtgtgcatgtgtgtgtttgtgtgtgcatgtgtgtgttggtgtgtgtgttggtgtgtgtttgtgtgtgtgtgtgtgtgtgatgctgtacCTTTGGGAGTCTGTACTTTTCTCTGAAGTGAGTTCTCACTGTGGCTCTTTCCGCCTTCTTTTGGGCAAAACTGGCATCTCGTTCTCGCCTGCAAGCAAAGAGAGACAGGTCTGagtcaaaaataaacacacacacacacacacacacacacacacacacacacacacacacacacacacacacacacacacacacacacacacacacacacgtggtcTGACACTGATTTATTCATGTTAGGAGCATAAGCATCTTGTATGTGATTTTAACACCAGGACACAGCGGTAGTGTCTGTAAGGAATCTCTGCAACACTTggtggtgtaaaaaaaaaatcagtatcaGTTTAATGTGATGCAGCTGATTACTGTTACTACACAGAAGCTGATTATCTTAGAATAGCAACATTCCCAATAGTGTCATATTCTTTGTCACAGAAATTTCGCAACAATGCTAATTTAAGAAATATACCAAAGAACAGTTTATTCTCTATTTCGTTTATCGTTACATTTACTACGGTTGTATTAAGCAAGGTACTTCCTGTAATTACTTTTTATAGAAGCTATAAACATTCATACACTCaacctcttgttttttttccttctctttctcctgaAATTAAAGCAAAAACTTTAATGATAACGTCTTGGAACGAGTACAAGTCAGAGCTGATGTTATAGAaaccttccgaccaatcagaatcgagcaaacggtaaaaaaaaagtaatatgaACAATTTGgtaaaaaattgttaaaaaacagcaaaaggAAACATTCCAACACCAGTTAATTCTCCAATCAAACTCAGCTGAATCACGAGGTTACAGAAACCCTGTTTACTAACAGTTTAATCAATATCTTGGtaattacagtatttatgtTGTATGAAAATTGGTACCATTACTAGTGACAGAATTTAAACCAACAAACCAATCTTTGGCATTGCAGTACTTCTATTCATTGCAGGCATTTACTCAAGTTCAAGCTTTAGATGACATGTAGAACAGAtggtttttgctgtttttagaTGCCCATAATCATTTAGCCCAGAGATGAAAATAATGACGCAGAGACACCTGGTGCATGTCCCAGGGattttgttgatgttctgtgttcacgtgtctgcccgcCCTTGTCTcgtcctccccgcctctgcacacctgttcctcatgtgttaattgttgttagtatttagttgagccaTGTTGCCTTGAGCAGtgcggaatcctctgttgtctgaTGTTGTCTAGTCTTGTCTCTAGACCTGTCTCTAGTCTGTGtccttgttttatgtttaatttttattttatgctatcctgcatttgggtctattttatATCCCCATGGTCCTGACACTACCAGACAACCTCACCTGACTGTGACAATGACGCCTCCCTCCAAGATGTACCGAACCAATTCTATGCTCAggttgaggtgcagaacaacataGAGGCAAGTAGGAACATCCACCTTTCCAATGACCATCCACCTTTTCAATGACCTGTCTAACCaatgtgaggagaactctatgtaGAGTTAACCCATAGAATTcggctggaccagacaacattcctggcagggtgctcagggaatgggCAGAACAGCTTgcggatgtctttactgacatcttcaacatttccctgagcagcgccgttattcctacgtgcctcaagacaaaCACCAGCGtccccaaagaagtctacagtgtcctgcctcaatgactatcacACTCATtgtgatgaagtgcttcgagaatcTCATCATATGGCACATTAAGACCCAGTTAACACCCTCACTGGATACCGCTGCAGTctgcgtatcgtccaaaccgctccacggaTGACAACATTGCCAGGATCCTCCATCtggccctcacccacctggacaataaagatgattatgtatgaatgctgttcatagtcTTCAGTTcaacattcaacacaatcatccctcagcacctgattgagaagctgagcctgctgggaatGAACAGATTCGTCTgaaactggatcctggacttcctgactgggagacctcagtcaatccagatcaggaacagcatctctagcaccaccacactgagcactgaagcCCCTCAGGGCTTCTCAACACCCAGAACTGAACTGTTACCgaacgtatacacacacacacacacacacacacacacacacacacacacacacacacacacacacacacacacacacacacacacctgcacactcactcaatcactgaTTTTCACATTCATTCAGATTGTTCTTTTGCACACCTCACCCAACCGCTGCTTTAACAGAAGTGTATATGTTTACAAGAACCCTGTTTACACTTCACTTTTAGCACAATTTTTACGACCTTATACTTTTGCACAATGTTTTGCACACTGGTCGGCgcctgtgtttgttgtgtttatttgtcctgtagtgttttgttttgtctgtctgcacttggtcttgcactgtttgcactaggttgcacatgttccactttatgtggctaggacaacttattTTCtctccttagctctgtgttattCTATCTAGCTGCATGTTGCTgcatgtagcaccatggtcctggaggaacattgtctcatttcactttgtactATTATATGGttgaaaagacaataaaagcttcttgacctgacttgatgatgatgataatgataataataatgcagtatTCCGAGAGACCTCCAGAGGGCAGAGATGAGACTGAAACAGCGCCAAAAGAAttattcaggtttattttacacgcaatataatatttaaattataattatattgtttagttatttaatgccaaataaatgtttaccaatataaatatttgtaataatttttcttttaaattaaggCTGCAATgcttattatctatctatctatctatctatctatctatctatctatctatctatctatctatctatctatctatctatctatctatctatctatctatctatctatctatttatttttcaaaaagtaattaattaagaGTAGAATTTCTATCATTATTTTGTCTAAAATCTTTCCTGAtgcatattttttaatgttttgctcTATTCCAGTTAAATTGTAATATATTTAACCCTAAGTGTCATTGAACTGTTTGTCAGCTCATATAATATAGTATTTAGTCTCAAATGGTTTATTTTAACTCATTTTAAAGTCATCACATATATAAAGAACACTAGAAAATAGTTTCACATAGTTTTACACTTAACACTACAGTCAAATCCAGCCTGATtacaatattaaacatttacaaagaTCTGTCTGCCCGATAAAAGTGGATAATTATCtaagaatataaaaagaaaaagtaaagagaaaaaacaacaggGAAATTATATACATTACGGTTTAATAATGAATGTCGGTCAATGACCCTcacatgtacaaacacaaacCAATATCCTGTGACCTCAACGCACCCACGACATGAGTGTTGTTTACTGAAGGTCATGCAGCGCCTGCTCGGCCTGATCTATGATTAGTGTTCATAATTCATTTTCTCATCTCCTGTGTTATACACGCAGAACTGAACTGTGACAGGAAGAAGTGGCTCTTACTCACAATCCTGTCATGCATGTGACCTTCTGACAGATGAGCCTAGGCGACCGATCTGATAAATCACCACCCGTTCAGGACCGCAATACAATTACAGCATAAAGATTCTTAAACaaagttttcttttcatttctatttaaattaataaagtgGATGGATATTAAAAGCATCTTCTCTCTTTCAGTGGAAAGCTTAGGATCTGATTCCAGCAGCTCAAGCCGAGCCTTACTGTGACTTTAATGGATAGTTATGATGAAGGTTAAATCCCTGTAGAGCTAACCCAGCACTGGATTTAGGGTACAGACCAGGATGAAAAAGCTGTTTAGATTCGGACAGATCCTCAGGAGGTAGCTGTGTGAATTTGAGCAGATGCTGGTGAGGTAGTTTTTCGATTGTGGACAGGTTTAGTCATGGTAGCTATTTTTGATTGGGATGGATTCAAGTCAGGTAGCTGCTTGGATTTGGAAAGACTCAAATTAGGGAGATGTTTGGATTTGGATAGATACAAATGAGATAACTGTATGGATTtgtacagacacagatagagtATCTGTTTGGATTTGAGCAGACTCATATAGGGTAGTGGTCTGGATGTGAACAGACTCAGATGAGGTAACTGGATCTGAACAGACTCAAGTAGGGTAGCAGTATGGATCTGAATAGACACAAATGAGCTAATTGTTTGGAATTGAACAGACTCATATAGGGTAGTGGTTTGGATTTGAACAGACTCAGATAGGGTAGTGGTTTGGATTTGAACAGACTCAGATAGGGTAGTGGTTTGGATTTGAACAGACTCAGATAGGGTAGCTCTTTCTATTTGAACAACCCAGAGGAGGTAATTGTTAGGATGTGGTTAGTTTCAGTTTAACAGACTGATTAGAAATAGACAGATTTTAGTGTGTATCCACAAGAATTTGGACAGACCCAGGAAAGGAACCTATTTTGATCTGTAAGGTACTGTAGCTGCTTAAATATGGACTGGCCATGAATAAAGTAGGTGCTTGTATTTGGACAAAACAGTAGACATTTTGATGTAGATATACCTGGGTGAGATATCTGTGAAGGGTAGCAGAGGTGCACTCCTTATCTCTTCACTCTGTGGGTCGTCCAGGACAACATTCGCTTTAAGCAATTACTAATAAGCTCACGCATAACAAAGCATGAAAATGATGAAGTACCATATGGCCACAGCTTTAGCACGACTCGCTCGTTCCTTTTTATAATCGGGTCTGATGGAGTTTACGTTCCATGTGCACTAATGACAGCAGACAGCCATGATTAGTAGGATTTTTGCATATGTTAAAGAGTGCAATTTTGGCATCTATGAATAACTTTAACACCTGGCGTTTGGCAGCGGAACCATGATAAATCGTAACGAGAGCCGTGTCGAGCATCGTTTACACAAATTActtagaggtttttttttttcaaagcacTCAGAGACTTCTGTATGCATAAAAAATTTAACTAAATGGAGAATAACAGAAGCTCAGAGAAAAGTGCAGAACTGTAGGATGACCTGAACACCTCCACGTCCAGCGAGATACAAACGTACACTATAGATGTACGAGCTGATTAAATTTGATGAGAGAATTGCCGTTCTCTTACTGAGAAGgattcatactgtatgttcagttttgttgtgtggtatattatattatattatattatatattataaatatccaccatgaatagattttttttaatgcttcttcatcttcctcctaCTCCGTGGCAAAAAGGCAGGGCGATCGTTTTCTGTCTAATGCTTTGGCAGAAAAATAGTTATTTATACAAATATCAGATAAGAGTccagaaagtaaagaaaacatataGATGAATTTAAATTAAGCATCAGTATTTTCAGTTTATATACTCGCAAGTGTGCGTGCAGACAGTTGAACTTGCCCTTAATGATgacactttttatttcttatactATTCCCATTTCTTATCATCTATTTTGAGGATTAAGTGTGTACTGATATACCGTTCCATGCTGTGGAATCATCAAACCTTTTGTATGTCATTTTTTCTTAGACaaacactgtataaaatgtaGAGTTTAACACACTTGctatcattttttatattttttcatatattacatggccaaaagtttgtggacgcTAGACATTCGCACACATTTGTGGGTTTTCTCCAAACTGATGCCACTAAGACCTGGCGTGTTAAGGTTAAGGTTAAGGTTAAGGTTAAGGAACCTGAGTGTCCTGTTgaagagccctgatctcaacacaTCACTTACTGAGCACAAATATCTAGTGGAAAGGCTTTGTATTGTAGGTGAGAGGATTgaagtggaggttattataaggGCAAGATAAGGAGGAATAAACCTGTAATGAGATGTTCAACACATagatatgagtgtgatggtgaGGTGTCCATAAACCTTTGGCCATACAGTGAACTTTCCACCTAAAACCTCTGAATAAATTCTAAAAGCAAAACTAAATAAGTCTTGTAGAGAAAATGTGCTCTTTTCTTActtctcctcctccagctgCTGTTGGTATTGTTCACACTCCTCTTCTGTCATGCCTTTAGCCGCAGCTTCTCCCTTCTCTCCATCCGTTTTCTCCTCCGTTAATCCGCCGGTCAGGTCCTTCAGCTGTCCACCGATCATGTGCTTCACCATGAAAGCCATCGCTGCTTATTCTACAGGATCCAGACAAGTGAACACGCCTTCACAGGACACAGCTTTTAAAAGTGCAATATATCACTATCAGTATCCGGGAATTACTTTTTTCCCTCCCTATGCAAAGTGACATAAATGATGAGATACCGAGTACCGATTTTATCTGTCGCTCGCGCGCACCAGCGTGTAGTGGAGCCGGAGCGGAATAACGGCGTGTCTGATCCACGAGTTTTCACTGTTCACTCCAACCAATCACATTGAAGCTCGGAGCGCTCGCGTGCTAGTCGCGTCCAATCACGTCTCACATCTATCACTAGAGCGAGCAGTGCTTCTTACCCGGGGTCATTATATCTGCCCTTCTTACCCGGGGTCATTGCTGTATATCTGCCCTTCTTACCCGGGGTCATTATATCTGCCCTTCTTACCCGGGGTCATTACTGTATATCTGCCCTTCTTACCCGGGGTCATTATATCTGCCCTTCTTACCCGGGGTCATTACATCTTCCCTTCTTACCCGGGGTCATTATATATGCCCTTCTCACCTGGGGTCATTATATCTGCCCTTCTTACCCGGGGTCATTAAATCTGCTCTTCTTACCCGGGGTCATTACATCTGCCCTTCTTACCTGGGGTCGTTATATCTTCCCTTCTTACCCGATGTCATTATATCTGCCCTTGTTACTCGAGGACATTATATCTTCCCTTCTTACCCGGGGTCATTATATCTGCCCTTCTTACTCGAGGCTATTATATCTGCCCTTCTTCCCCAGGGTCATTATATCTGCCCTTCTTGTATCCCcgaagatacacacacacacaaacacacacacacacacacacacacacacacacacacacacacacacacacacacacacacacacacacacacaaatacatacacacacacacaaatacatacacacacacacacacacaccaacatacgcacacaccaacaaacacacaccaacatacacgcacacacacacacacacacacacacacacacacacacacacacacacacacacacacacacacacacacacacacacacacacacacacatttaaagcatttaatgtagttccacacacacaaacacacacataaacgttAGTGTTGTATTTCTGTTAATCCTGTCAGATGCTAGCAGTCACTTTTTGACCACACAGGGACACGTTGTTATCTTCTTACCATTTTCCAGCAATGTTCAGATAGACAGatgggtagatagatagatagatagatagatggatagatagacagacagacagacagacagacagacagacagacagacagacagattctcTATTGTCCTCAATCAGTGATCAGTCCTTCTggtgcataaaataaaaaagaaataaaaaagaaataaaaagtaaacataaatataaaatagtataaacattaacataagtGATCGAATAAATTGCTATTTAGTTGAAGCAGTAAACAGCTGAGATATTGCAGTTAACATATTACACGTGTATTAAAAACGTatctaaaacaataaaagttaagtttaaaaatgtttggatAAGGAGGTGAGAGAGCTGGAAAGACTTGAGGACTAAAGCACCGCTGCATCACTTTCTGTAGGTTTAGCTAtaagatttacatttactgcatttaacagacacctttatccagagcaacttacactTTTATCTCatgttttatacaactgagggttaagggccttgctcaggggcccaacagtgtcagcttggtggatcaGTGGATCaatcttctgatcagtaatcctacaccataaccactaggaTATCACATCTAAAAGCTTCTTGATCTCACACATTGTGCTTGATAACATCAGAAACAGACGTGTTACATACGGACACTGTTGGAGATCAGGTTAATGATTTAGATCACAATGCATGTTGTGAACAATGGAATTAACTGattacttgttttgttttttgcccCATTGCTTTAATTACAGGAGTGGACCAAAATGGGCCCAAACAACTGACCACCAGGCTTTCTTCTGAGCCCTCACACATTAAGAACTGTTAATGACCTGAAACaggtttatttagcatttttggaagaagtctccagtgccaGAACTTTGTAACAGTTAGAGGTAAAGCTGCAACTTTACATTTCCAACataggaaagtcttcaggatggAGGAATCGACAAAAGTTTTTGTCTTAATAACTTCATGAACGAGGAACGATAGAGAGGCGACGAGGGAATCATCAGTAACAGATGTGGTAAAGATTGTGAGActtacattaatataataatgtaagaataaatggataaattgTACGTAATTTTTCAgtaaaatactatttattaGCTTTGGAACATAAACTCCACGCTATCTCAACCCTTTCCTTTAACAGTATAACCCTAAAGGTT
The DNA window shown above is from Tachysurus fulvidraco isolate hzauxx_2018 chromosome 13, HZAU_PFXX_2.0, whole genome shotgun sequence and carries:
- the cplx3b gene encoding complexin-3b, with the protein product MAFMVKHMIGGQLKDLTGGLTEEKTDGEKGEAAAKGMTEEECEQYQQQLEEEKRERDASFAQKKAERATVRTHFREKYRLPKNELDETQIQAAAEDVELPTELAKMIAEDNQEEESKLSVLGQLSSIQNVDIDHLKDKAQTTLEELKNTAEKCSLM